In the genome of Colwellia sp. PAMC 21821, the window CTGTGGGTATTTTTGTTACCTATGTCTTGTTCGATTCGCCGATGGAAATTTGGCGACGTTCATCTGCAAGCCTGCAACTTGATCAACAACTTAACTTTCCTAATGTTATGTCAATGTTTGCCATGCTAGTGATAACAATGGCGGCATTTTTATCTTTACCACGACAATTTCAAGTCATGGTCGTTGAACTAAAAGATGAAAAAGATACTTGGCTTAGTCGCCGTATTTTCCCACTTTATTTATTAGTATTTGCAGTTTTTGCTGTACCACTAGGCTTAGCGGGAGATTTATTACTCGGCGATACAGTGCCATCGGATGCTTATGTATTATTTTTACCTTGGTATCAACAACAGCCTTGGCTAACCTTATTTACCTTTTTGGGCGCAATATCTGCTGCTAGCTCTATGGTGATTATTTCTTCTATTGCCTTGAGCACTATGCTCAGTAATGAAATTGTTTTTCCTTGGTTATATCGGGCTAATAAAAATCATGACACTGATTATGACAAGTTTCGTTTACGCTTGTTAACTATTCGTAAAGTATTAGTTTTATTCGTTATTTTATTAGGTTATGGCGTGTTTTTAATGGCGTCGCCAGATACATTAAGCTCTTTAGGTGAAATAGCCTTTGGTGCTTTTGCTCAATTAACCCCAGCATTAATCGCCGCATTTTATTGGCGAAGAGCAACTTTAACGGCCGTTTATGGTGGCATTGTTATCGGTTTTTCTGCCTGGCTGTTTCTGAACTTTATTCCACAGTTCGGTGTTTATCCTCATCCGTTTGAAGGAGGGTTCCTACCCGCTAATTCAATGGCAAGCTTACTGTCTTTATCGGCTAATATTATCGCGATGTGGCTGCTTTCCCACGTAAGTCGTCAAAGTGTGCAAGAGCGCATGCAAGCGTCATTATTTATGGAATATCAAGCACCAAAAGCTTTACAACTACAGCGCAATAAACAAATTAATTATCAAGAACTTGAATTATTAGTTTCGCGATTTGTTGGTGAGAAAAAAACCATCACTAGCTTTAAACAATTTCAGCGCTCAACAGACAAGGCTCAAATGAGTAATGTTGCGTATAACCAGAAGTTATTGCAACACACAGAAAATACCTTAGCGAGTGTGATGGGGGCATCGTCAGCCCGCTTAGTTTTATCATCGGCATTAGAAGGGCGAGATATTGCTTTAGACGAAATTGCCGTACTGGTGGAGGAAGCTTCAAGCCAACGCCAGCAATATAGCCAAGATTTATTACAAAGCGCGATAGAAAATGCCAGTGAAGGTATTTCCATCGTAGATAGCGATTTAAACCTTGTTGCCTGGAACATAAAGTATGTTGATTTATTCTCTTATCCAAGCGAGTTAATCTTCCAAGGTAGCCCGGTTAGCGATTTAATTCGCTTTAACGTGGTACGTGGTTTATGTGGTGTTGGCAAGATTGAAGAGCAAGTGAGTAAACGCCTAGCGCATTTACGTAATGGCAGCCCGCATAGCTCTGAGCGAGAGCATAGTGATGGTCGAGTGATACGTATTGAAGGTAACCCGCTGCCTGGTGGTGGGTTTGTTATGTTGTTTTCAGACATAACCGCTTTCCGACAAGCTGAAAGAGGTTTGAAAGAAGCGAATGTTGATTTGGAAACTCGAGTACTTGAGCGGACAAAAAAACTCGAACAAACCAATGACGCTTTGGCTTTAGCACGTGAAAAAGCTGAGCAAGCTCATGTCAAAAAAAGTTTATATTTAAAAGCGTGTAGCCATGACTTAATGCAACCTTTAGAAGCCGCACGTTTATTTACTTCGGCTTTATCCAGCCAAGGTAATTTAACGGCCACCCAACAACGACAAGTCGATAATATCGATCACTCTTTAAAAGTTGCTAATGATCTAGTCGCTGATTTAGCCGAAATTGCCCGTATAGAAAGTGGCAATATTAGGCCGAATATAAGCAATTTTTCAGTGCAGTCTTTATTTGATGATCTTGCCAAAGAATTTTCTGCCAGTGCTGTAGACCTTGAAATTGAATTTCGTGTGCATTGTAATTCTAAGTGGCTGCGCTCAGACCGAAATTTACTGCGCCGCATATTACAAAACTTAATCGGTAATGCTTTTCGTTATGCCAGTCCAGGCAAGGTGTTATTAGGCACGCGCGTGAAAGGCGATACTATTGATATTCAAGTGCTGGATAATGGTCCTGGCATCCCCGCGGATAAGCAAGTTATGGTCTTTGAACAATTTATTCAATTAGATAATCAACGAAGTTCATCTGCGGGTGGACTAGGTTTAGGCTTGAATATTACCCAAAGCTTAGCTCAACTGTTAGGTCACCCTTTAGCGCTTAACTCGATACTAGGTAAGGGTTGTAAGTTTTCTGTTGAAGTAGAAAGAACTCAGGCTCAGCAAGAAGTGCTTGCGGTAAAATCTGCCGTTAATATAGGGTTAAGCGATGTGACAGTGATGTGCATTGATAACGACCCAGATGTGTTGAGTGGTATGGTTGAACTGTTATCAGCATGGGGTTGTAACGTATTGGCCGCTGATTCTTACCAACAAGCACTTTCAGTTTATGACATGCATAAGAATGATATTGAAATATTGTTGGTTGATTATCAACTTGATGCCAATTTTAACGGCATTACGTTAACTAAGAAACTAAGAAAGTTAAGTCGACACCATGTGCCTGCAATTCTAATTACCGCCACAACGGACAGCGATTTAGAAGAAAAAACCTTAGCAGCCGATATCGGCTTTATGCGAAAATTAATTAAACCTGCCGCGCTTCGAGCGATGATGAGTGCCATGTTGACGAAGAAGCTGCAAGCCAAATATTTGCAATAACAATGAATTAAGTAACACTGTTTTTGCCAAATTGTTTGTTGACGAATTATTTGTTGCCGAATTATTGGATGAAAACGAGTATTAACTGTCTTGTAATTGCATATCGCTAAGATCAAGCTGACCAATAACGATAACCGCTTGTGTACGGTTGCGCACATCTAACTTACGAAATATAGCGGTGGCATGTGCTTTAATCGTTGCTTCTGATACATGTAAATCATAAGCAATTTGCTTATTTAGCATACCTTGAGCAAACATCATTAAAATTCGATATTGCTGTTGCGTTAAGCTCGCAACGCGCTCAGCAATGTCGTTATTGTCTTGCATAGGCGCCGATTCATTATAAGCTGCTGGCGTCCAAATATTACCTAACAATACTTGTTGAATAGCATTATAAATATCTTCAACGGGCGTAGATTTGGGAATAAAGCCTGAAGCGCCGTAGCCCATCGATTTATGAATAGTTTCGTGATCTTCATGAGCCGATACCACTACAACCGGTATTTGAGGAAAATGATTACGCACATGTATTAGGGTATTAAAGCCATGAGCACCAGGGATATGTAAATCGAGCAATAGTAGGTCGCTGTCGGGAGTATCTCTAAGGTGTTGTTCTAGCTCAGCGATAGTTTGTGCTTCTAACCATTGTGTTTGGGTTAATTTTAACTTTAATGTACCCAATAATGCTTGTCTAAATAATGGGTGATCGTCAGCTATTATAATTTTTTCTGGCTGAATCATGTTATTGTTTCCTTAAAATACCCAAGTCTACTTTAGACCCAAAAAATCCCATGCTAGTCTAGTGCGTTCAGCGTTAGATTCTTATTAGACTTTAGCCTAATAAGAATAATACTAAGTTGATTAATTAGCTGCTCATTTTTCCACATGAAAAGTAGATCGCTTAATTAATCCGGTTGGTATAATACCCGTTTACTTTTAAAAAATGTTTAAACTGATATTAATCATAGCCTATTTCAGCCAAAATAATATTGCTGTATTAGCGTGACATCGATATATCACGCTAGCTATTATTTAAGACTTTTCTGGAATATTAGCTAATACAGCGAGTAATAACTGCCAATATTGCTCAACGGTAGCTATTTGCACCTTTTCATCAGGTGAGTGTGGAAACTTGATGGTTGGTCCAAATGACACCATATCCCAATCTGGATAAGCGGTTTTGAATAAACCACATTCAAGACCCGCATGAATAACCATGATTTCAGGCACTTTATCAAATAATGCCTGATAAGTGTCACGCACTGTTTGCATTAAAGCTGAGCTAGTATCAGGTTTCCAGCCCGGATAAGCACCAGAAAATTTAATATGCGCGCCAGCGAGTTCAAACACAGATTGCACCATAGTTTGCGCATCTAAGCGCCCATCGTCATGCAAGCTACGAATCAGGGTCATAGCGACAAACTTATTGCCCTTACTGCGCATAACACCTAAGTTTAATGAGGTTTCAACTATGCCTTCAATATCATCACTCATGCGTAAAACGCCGTTAGGACAGGCGTTAAGCGCACGTAAAATGATGTTTTGGGTGTCTAGTGTCCAGCATTCATCAAAAGTTTCAGGCGAAATCAAAAGCATATCGATATCGGTTTCGATAGCAGCTAAAGCGTGACGCACGGTCGCTAAATATTCAGCTAGTTTGGCTTTTAAAGCGACAACCTTTGAGCGACTGATCACAAAGCTCGCATCAGCTTCACGCGGTATAGCATTGCGTAAACTGCCGCCATTTAATTCTGTTAAACGTAAGCCTAACTCGTTGCTGGCGTCGAGTAAAAAGCGCACCAGTAATTTATTAGCATTGGCGCGACCGGTATGAATATCTACACCAGAGTGACCGCCTTTTAGGCCTGAAATTGATAAGTTAAATGACTCAACATCATCATTAACTTCTTCATTGGTAATTGCAAAAGTCGCTTCACCATCAATACCACCAGCGCAACCCATGTAGACTTCGCCTTCCTGCTCGGAGTCAGTATTGATCAGTAAATCGCCTTCTAACCAACCAGCTTCGAGGCCAAAAGCGCCGGTCATGCCAGCTTCTTCGTCAATGGTAACCAGTACTTCTAGCGGACCATGAGCAATATCATTACTGGCTAATACCGCTAGCGCAGAAGATAAACCAATGCCGTTATCTGCACCTAAAGTAGTGCCTTTAGCCGTTACCCAGTCGCCATCAGCTTCGGTAATAATATATGGTTTGATAGGGTCGGTAAGAAAGTCATGCTCAGTATTGGCATTTTTCTGCGGTACCATATCCATATGAGCCTGTAGTATTACGCCCTTTCTGTTTTCCATGCCGGCAGTGGCTGGTTTTTTAATAATTAAATTGCCAACGGCATCTTCTTTAACACTTAGCCCCAGTTCTGTTGCCCCAGACTGTATCCAAAGTGATATTTCTTGTTCGTGTTTTGAAGGGTGTGGAATGCTACAAATTTTATCAAATATGTGCCATAACTTTTGCGGTTGTAGTTGTGCTAAGGTGCTCAATGCAGATCCTTTATATTTTAGCCTGAAGTAAATCTAAGAGGTTTATATCGTGGTGACTTTATTTATCGGCCATTAAAAATTGCCATTGCTCATTAAAATCGCTGCTAGGTTTCTTAGTGAAGTCAGAGCGAACATATTGATTAATTTTACCTTCAGCGTAGGCCATTAAAATATTAGCTAAAGCCAATTCTGAAATAGTAAAACCTTTGCCTTCTCGGAGCTTTCGTTCACGTAAAACTTGTTTGAATTGTGATTCAAGTTTCTCAAAAAATTGATTAACCCGTGCACGTAAACGTTCGTTTTCACCCATTAAAGCATCACCGGCAAGAATTCGGCACATACCAGGATTGCGTTCAGCAAAAATGAGTAGTACATGCAAAATATGATGGCAACGAATAAGCGCTTCTTTGTGATCGCTTAATATGAGATTTACACGAGAAAAAATTGATTCTTCAATAAATTCTATTAAACCTTCAAACATCCGTGCTTTTGACGGAAAGTGACGATAAAGTGCCGCTTCGGAAACGCCTACTTCAGCGGCAAGCTTTGCTGTTGTGATCCTTTGTCCTGCACTGGTTTCTAGCATATGCGCAAGACATTCTAAAATTTGTTGTTTGCGATTTGGTTTTTGAGTCGCCGGCATAAAACTGATTCTCTATTTTTATTATATTTTCAGCAGTC includes:
- the slmA gene encoding nucleoid occlusion factor SlmA — encoded protein: MPATQKPNRKQQILECLAHMLETSAGQRITTAKLAAEVGVSEAALYRHFPSKARMFEGLIEFIEESIFSRVNLILSDHKEALIRCHHILHVLLIFAERNPGMCRILAGDALMGENERLRARVNQFFEKLESQFKQVLRERKLREGKGFTISELALANILMAYAEGKINQYVRSDFTKKPSSDFNEQWQFLMADK
- a CDS encoding response regulator transcription factor, whose product is MIQPEKIIIADDHPLFRQALLGTLKLKLTQTQWLEAQTIAELEQHLRDTPDSDLLLLDLHIPGAHGFNTLIHVRNHFPQIPVVVVSAHEDHETIHKSMGYGASGFIPKSTPVEDIYNAIQQVLLGNIWTPAAYNESAPMQDNNDIAERVASLTQQQYRILMMFAQGMLNKQIAYDLHVSEATIKAHATAIFRKLDVRNRTQAVIVIGQLDLSDMQLQDS
- a CDS encoding aminoacyl-histidine dipeptidase, translating into MSTLAQLQPQKLWHIFDKICSIPHPSKHEQEISLWIQSGATELGLSVKEDAVGNLIIKKPATAGMENRKGVILQAHMDMVPQKNANTEHDFLTDPIKPYIITEADGDWVTAKGTTLGADNGIGLSSALAVLASNDIAHGPLEVLVTIDEEAGMTGAFGLEAGWLEGDLLINTDSEQEGEVYMGCAGGIDGEATFAITNEEVNDDVESFNLSISGLKGGHSGVDIHTGRANANKLLVRFLLDASNELGLRLTELNGGSLRNAIPREADASFVISRSKVVALKAKLAEYLATVRHALAAIETDIDMLLISPETFDECWTLDTQNIILRALNACPNGVLRMSDDIEGIVETSLNLGVMRSKGNKFVAMTLIRSLHDDGRLDAQTMVQSVFELAGAHIKFSGAYPGWKPDTSSALMQTVRDTYQALFDKVPEIMVIHAGLECGLFKTAYPDWDMVSFGPTIKFPHSPDEKVQIATVEQYWQLLLAVLANIPEKS
- a CDS encoding PAS-domain containing protein, with amino-acid sequence MFPNWQLAGLSFAYIGLLFFIAYVGDKYRHKLLRKSQAVIYALTLGVYCTSWSFLGTPGQASTNFISHIPIYLGPILLFIFAWPFIQRIIRVSLKLNLTSIADLLAARFGKSHNLAILVTIVALIGTMPYIALQLKAIVYTFQQLQAEQSLANWHFGLVVSLVLAGFTIVFGVRNIDVTERHPGVMLAIAFESLVKLFAFIAVGIFVTYVLFDSPMEIWRRSSASLQLDQQLNFPNVMSMFAMLVITMAAFLSLPRQFQVMVVELKDEKDTWLSRRIFPLYLLVFAVFAVPLGLAGDLLLGDTVPSDAYVLFLPWYQQQPWLTLFTFLGAISAASSMVIISSIALSTMLSNEIVFPWLYRANKNHDTDYDKFRLRLLTIRKVLVLFVILLGYGVFLMASPDTLSSLGEIAFGAFAQLTPALIAAFYWRRATLTAVYGGIVIGFSAWLFLNFIPQFGVYPHPFEGGFLPANSMASLLSLSANIIAMWLLSHVSRQSVQERMQASLFMEYQAPKALQLQRNKQINYQELELLVSRFVGEKKTITSFKQFQRSTDKAQMSNVAYNQKLLQHTENTLASVMGASSARLVLSSALEGRDIALDEIAVLVEEASSQRQQYSQDLLQSAIENASEGISIVDSDLNLVAWNIKYVDLFSYPSELIFQGSPVSDLIRFNVVRGLCGVGKIEEQVSKRLAHLRNGSPHSSEREHSDGRVIRIEGNPLPGGGFVMLFSDITAFRQAERGLKEANVDLETRVLERTKKLEQTNDALALAREKAEQAHVKKSLYLKACSHDLMQPLEAARLFTSALSSQGNLTATQQRQVDNIDHSLKVANDLVADLAEIARIESGNIRPNISNFSVQSLFDDLAKEFSASAVDLEIEFRVHCNSKWLRSDRNLLRRILQNLIGNAFRYASPGKVLLGTRVKGDTIDIQVLDNGPGIPADKQVMVFEQFIQLDNQRSSSAGGLGLGLNITQSLAQLLGHPLALNSILGKGCKFSVEVERTQAQQEVLAVKSAVNIGLSDVTVMCIDNDPDVLSGMVELLSAWGCNVLAADSYQQALSVYDMHKNDIEILLVDYQLDANFNGITLTKKLRKLSRHHVPAILITATTDSDLEEKTLAADIGFMRKLIKPAALRAMMSAMLTKKLQAKYLQ